Proteins encoded in a region of the Planctomycetia bacterium genome:
- a CDS encoding peptidase M16 translates to MTIRRSLPPAGACPALVLALYLALFLGFTVTGCVQQAPVAQQMPVAQQAPAAQQPAAPKPPAAPQAAAPAPVEDSSSGQAQAQSPAARAADLPDRPEKIEFAPLAYEPPEAARFRRTLPDGTVVYLAPSREFPLVNLSITFKGGAALDPADIPGLAAMTARMIREGGAAKLEPAAFDETLDFLATEVAVSANDTFTVATMNCLKSTFDESLGLFVDMLRSPGFDTKRLDTAKARALEALKQRNDDASSIIGREWKRLVYGTNHFESAEPTDKSLAAITPAGLAAMHTRIVHPGNAIVAVSGDFDEAEMLAKLSKALTGWERGPGVDDPPAPTAVLEPGLYHVPKEIPQGKVVLGCRCIERDDPDMIPLLLLNEILGAGGFTSRLMQQVRSNEGLAYSVRSALTPKVTYPGDFRAGFESKNATVALATKIVLEQIRKIRAEPVTADELETAKRSLIETFPRQFESKPQMLRLFVNDEWTKRPADYWKTFRSRVDAVTADELLRVARKHLDPEKMAILVVGDWKEIAPGDLGKRASMGEFFGGTVKQLPLRDPLTLEPLPPAATKP, encoded by the coding sequence ATGACGATCCGCCGCTCCCTTCCGCCGGCTGGCGCGTGCCCGGCCCTTGTCCTGGCCCTGTACCTGGCCCTGTTCCTCGGCTTCACGGTGACCGGGTGCGTTCAGCAGGCGCCCGTCGCGCAGCAGATGCCCGTCGCGCAGCAGGCGCCCGCAGCTCAGCAGCCTGCGGCCCCGAAGCCGCCGGCCGCCCCGCAGGCTGCGGCACCTGCGCCGGTCGAGGATTCCTCTTCCGGGCAGGCGCAGGCACAGTCTCCGGCCGCTCGGGCCGCCGATCTCCCCGACCGGCCCGAGAAGATCGAGTTCGCGCCACTGGCCTACGAGCCCCCCGAGGCTGCCCGCTTCCGGCGCACGCTCCCCGACGGCACCGTCGTCTACCTGGCGCCGTCCCGGGAGTTTCCCCTCGTCAACCTGTCGATCACGTTCAAGGGGGGCGCGGCCCTCGATCCGGCCGACATCCCCGGCCTCGCCGCCATGACCGCCCGCATGATCCGCGAGGGGGGGGCGGCGAAGCTGGAGCCGGCGGCGTTCGACGAGACGCTCGACTTCCTCGCCACGGAGGTCGCCGTCTCGGCCAACGACACATTCACCGTCGCCACGATGAACTGCCTGAAGAGCACGTTCGACGAGAGCCTGGGGCTGTTCGTCGACATGCTGCGGTCGCCCGGCTTCGACACCAAGCGGCTCGACACGGCCAAGGCCCGGGCACTCGAGGCCCTCAAGCAGCGGAACGACGACGCCTCGTCGATCATCGGCCGCGAGTGGAAGCGGCTCGTCTACGGAACGAACCACTTCGAGTCTGCGGAGCCGACCGACAAGAGCCTGGCGGCGATCACGCCGGCGGGGCTGGCGGCGATGCACACGCGGATCGTCCACCCCGGCAACGCGATCGTCGCCGTGTCGGGCGACTTCGACGAGGCCGAGATGCTCGCCAAGTTGTCGAAGGCCCTCACCGGCTGGGAACGCGGTCCCGGCGTCGACGACCCCCCCGCGCCGACCGCCGTGCTCGAGCCCGGCCTGTACCACGTCCCCAAGGAGATTCCCCAGGGCAAGGTGGTGCTCGGCTGCCGGTGCATTGAACGCGACGACCCCGACATGATTCCGCTCCTCCTGCTCAACGAGATCCTCGGGGCCGGCGGGTTCACGAGCCGTTTGATGCAGCAGGTGCGGAGCAACGAGGGGCTGGCCTACTCGGTCCGCTCGGCGCTGACGCCGAAGGTCACCTACCCGGGCGACTTCCGCGCCGGCTTCGAGAGCAAGAACGCGACCGTGGCCCTGGCCACGAAGATCGTCCTCGAGCAGATCCGCAAGATCCGCGCCGAGCCGGTCACGGCCGACGAACTCGAGACCGCCAAGCGGTCGCTGATCGAGACCTTTCCGCGGCAGTTCGAGAGCAAGCCGCAGATGCTGCGCTTGTTCGTCAACGACGAGTGGACGAAGCGGCCGGCCGACTACTGGAAGACGTTCCGCAGCCGTGTCGATGCGGTGACCGCCGACGAACTCCTCCGGGTGGCCCGGAAGCATCTCGACCCGGAGAAGATGGCGATCCTCGTCGTCGGCGACTGGAAGGAGATCGCCCCCGGCGACCTGGGGAAGCGGGCCAGCATGGGCGAATTCTTTGGCGGCACGGTGAAGCAGCTGCCGCTTCGAGACCCGCTCACGCTCGAGCCCCTGCCGCCCGCCGCAACGAAGCCATGA
- a CDS encoding peptidase M16 has product MRAAYRKWCGGSRFLVACGLIALACTAHGQQVAVEEFTLDNGMQFLLVPRRDQPNVVSAGWVARVGSVNERPGITGISHFFEHMMFKGTDTIGTRDPAKDARYRAEQKTLRDEINRLVWSRQYERFFRGEIDDPWNPANDTPELKALRGRLDDLIKAQQGRGPQGPAAATIVKDEFDQVYTRAGGSAMNAFTSYDLTCYFITVPSNKLELWAWMESDRLDDSTFREFYSERDVVHEERRLRTDSTPTGKFDEQFDAMFWASSGYSWPVIGWPSDLNSYTFEQALDYWNVYYRPGNLCGVIVGDFDPAQARALIRRYFSRLDPGTRKPPPVVTLEVDQLAEQRMNAVGEFPPGIEVRYHTVPVGHVDSYPLDMLAELLNERTGRLYRGLVEGRGIAGAVQASSDTRKYAGLFAVSVQARGAATPEALEEAWYEELAKLQAEDVPERELRKVKNRVAAQNYRRLENNMSLLIQLAVTEAVLDWREINDGPAKYEAVTAADIRRVVNKYFKESNRSVATFRRKEK; this is encoded by the coding sequence ATGCGCGCGGCGTATCGGAAGTGGTGTGGCGGGTCGCGGTTCCTCGTCGCCTGCGGGCTCATCGCCCTGGCGTGCACGGCCCACGGCCAGCAGGTCGCCGTCGAGGAGTTCACCCTCGACAACGGCATGCAGTTTTTGCTCGTGCCCCGGCGCGACCAGCCCAACGTCGTCAGCGCCGGCTGGGTGGCCCGCGTCGGCAGCGTCAACGAGCGGCCGGGGATCACCGGGATCAGCCACTTCTTCGAGCACATGATGTTCAAGGGCACCGACACGATCGGCACCCGCGACCCCGCCAAGGACGCCCGCTACCGGGCCGAGCAGAAAACGCTTCGCGACGAGATCAACCGGCTCGTCTGGTCGCGGCAGTACGAGCGGTTCTTCCGCGGCGAGATCGACGACCCGTGGAACCCCGCCAACGACACCCCCGAGTTGAAGGCCCTGCGCGGCCGGCTCGACGACCTGATCAAGGCCCAGCAGGGCCGCGGGCCGCAGGGCCCGGCCGCGGCCACGATCGTCAAGGACGAGTTCGACCAGGTCTACACGCGGGCCGGGGGGAGCGCCATGAACGCCTTCACCAGTTACGACCTGACCTGCTACTTCATCACCGTCCCCTCCAACAAGCTCGAGCTCTGGGCCTGGATGGAGAGCGACCGGCTCGACGACAGCACGTTCCGGGAGTTTTATTCCGAGCGGGACGTCGTCCACGAGGAGCGCCGGTTGCGGACAGACAGCACCCCCACGGGCAAGTTCGACGAGCAGTTCGATGCCATGTTCTGGGCGTCGAGCGGCTACTCGTGGCCGGTGATCGGCTGGCCGAGCGACCTGAACAGCTACACCTTCGAGCAGGCGCTCGACTACTGGAACGTCTACTACCGGCCGGGCAACCTGTGTGGCGTGATCGTCGGCGACTTCGATCCGGCCCAGGCCCGGGCGCTGATCCGGCGATATTTCTCCCGGCTCGACCCGGGGACCCGGAAGCCGCCGCCGGTGGTGACGCTGGAGGTCGATCAGCTGGCCGAGCAGCGGATGAACGCGGTCGGCGAATTCCCCCCGGGGATCGAGGTCCGCTACCACACGGTGCCGGTCGGGCACGTCGACAGCTATCCGCTCGACATGCTCGCCGAACTGCTCAACGAGCGGACCGGCCGGCTCTATCGGGGGCTCGTCGAGGGCCGCGGCATCGCCGGTGCCGTCCAGGCGTCGTCCGACACCCGCAAGTACGCCGGGCTGTTCGCGGTCTCGGTCCAGGCCCGCGGCGCGGCCACGCCCGAGGCCCTGGAGGAGGCCTGGTACGAGGAGCTGGCAAAGCTCCAGGCGGAGGACGTTCCCGAGCGCGAACTGCGCAAGGTCAAGAACCGGGTCGCGGCCCAGAACTACCGCCGGCTGGAGAACAACATGTCGCTCCTCATCCAGCTCGCGGTCACCGAAGCGGTTCTCGACTGGCGCGAGATCAACGACGGCCCGGCGAAGTACGAGGCCGTGACGGCGGCCGACATCCGCCGGGTCGTGAACAAATACTTCAAGGAATCGAATCGCAGCGTCGCCACCTTCCGGCGCAAGGAGAAGTGA
- a CDS encoding alkylhalidase has translation MIKAADPDVIVIGGGPAGATVASLVAGSGGSVVLLERDRFPRYHIGESLIPETFWVLERLGMLGKLRGSRFVEKHSVQFVSEQGKLSEPFYFADYKPHESSRTWQVSRADFDRLMLDNARERGVDVREGVRVLEVLFEERRAVGVRCVDESGTERVIRCRVVVDAAGQSCLIQDRLGLRQWDPLLKKAAIWTYWKGAQRDGGRDAGATLVMQTAGKKGWFWFIPLHDDITSVGVVASYDYLFKEQPGRDAEAIFSAEVDRCPGLQPRLVGAERTGPFRVAKEYSYRSREVAGNGWVLVGDAFGFLDPLYSSGILLALKSGALAADAIVAALAAGDTSAARLGAWGPGYIAGMDRMRKLVCAFYDGLNFGKLVRRHPDRKPLITDILIGDLFKDDIDTLWPLLDAQRAEEAAPAAAVS, from the coding sequence GTGATCAAGGCAGCGGATCCTGACGTCATCGTGATCGGCGGCGGTCCCGCCGGCGCCACCGTGGCGTCGCTCGTCGCCGGCAGCGGCGGTTCGGTCGTGCTCCTGGAGCGCGACCGGTTCCCCCGGTATCACATCGGCGAGTCGTTGATCCCCGAGACCTTTTGGGTGCTCGAACGGCTGGGGATGCTGGGAAAACTCCGCGGCAGCCGGTTCGTCGAGAAGCACAGCGTGCAGTTCGTCTCCGAGCAGGGGAAGCTTTCCGAGCCGTTTTACTTCGCCGATTACAAGCCGCATGAAAGCTCGCGGACCTGGCAGGTGAGCCGGGCGGACTTCGACCGGCTCATGCTCGACAACGCCCGCGAGCGTGGGGTGGACGTCCGCGAGGGAGTCCGCGTGTTGGAGGTGCTGTTCGAGGAGCGGCGGGCGGTGGGCGTGCGCTGCGTGGACGAGTCGGGCACGGAGCGGGTGATCCGCTGCCGCGTCGTCGTCGATGCCGCCGGACAGAGCTGCCTGATCCAGGACCGGCTCGGCCTTCGGCAGTGGGATCCGCTCCTCAAGAAGGCGGCGATCTGGACTTACTGGAAGGGGGCGCAGCGGGACGGCGGCCGCGACGCCGGCGCCACGCTCGTCATGCAGACCGCCGGCAAGAAGGGCTGGTTCTGGTTCATCCCGCTGCACGACGACATCACGAGCGTCGGCGTGGTCGCGTCGTATGACTACCTCTTCAAGGAACAGCCGGGCCGGGACGCGGAGGCGATCTTCTCCGCGGAGGTGGACCGCTGCCCCGGGCTCCAACCGCGGCTCGTCGGCGCCGAGCGGACCGGCCCGTTTCGCGTCGCCAAGGAATACTCCTACCGGTCCCGCGAGGTCGCCGGGAACGGCTGGGTGCTCGTCGGCGATGCCTTCGGGTTTCTCGACCCGCTCTACTCCTCGGGCATCCTCCTCGCGCTCAAGAGCGGGGCGCTGGCGGCGGACGCGATCGTGGCCGCACTCGCCGCCGGCGACACGTCAGCCGCCCGGCTCGGCGCCTGGGGCCCGGGGTACATCGCCGGCATGGACCGGATGCGAAAACTGGTCTGCGCCTTCTACGACGGCCTCAACTTCGGCAAACTCGTCCGCCGCCATCCCGACCGCAAGCCGCTGATCACCGACATCCTCATCGGCGACCTGTTCAAGGACGACATCGACACGCTCTGGCCGCTGCTCGACGCCCAGCGGGCCGAGGAAGCGGCGCCCGCCGCCGCGGTCTCCTGA
- the mcpM gene encoding methyl-accepting chemotaxis protein → MAKRDHSAATGSWRSFLTNPLLLALLGVSLIPMLFMGIMSYRTAAAALEQQAFKQLETVNTVTGKAVERYFDTLHQEIAVLAEAETSREALREFTAGMATLLTDDKVTDAGLAAARRELEAFYTGDFATEYEKRTGTPKDMRPLAEVLDDDAAYAQYLYLRTNPNPIGSKHLLDAAADNSAYTKAHARWHPFFRSLKEKYGVSDVFLIDASQGRVVYNASKEVDFCVSMRTGPLAQSNLAAAFQQVAAAGRRGAVTFGRFQRYLPSCDAPAAFLMASIHDGRTFVGALAFQLPLDQIDRIVGETTGMGRTGETYAIGPDREFRSNSRFAAEMGVKTTVINGKFKVDTPAVKAALDQGTAGTGLQTGHRGKPALVSWRPVTVHRDAGGGGNDLRWALVSEIDAVEVREPISRLLRLGLTVFGLTAAAVLAVSSLIARRLTSESRRQATLVGGIVDNTHALASASEELTSVSQQMSAAAEETTAQANLVSAAAEQVSGNARTVSGSIENLVASIHDIARNAQSAATTARQAVDMATTTSTTMNALGHSSNEIGAVVKVINSIAEQTNLLALNATIEAARAGEAGKGFAVVANEVKELARETAKATEDIGGRIEGMQGEARRAVEAIAEIGSVIEKIDALQTKIAAAVEEQSVTTGEIGRNIAEATTGSAEIAENIVQVARAAQSTAEGAANTQVSSQELSRMAQALQRLVEDYRK, encoded by the coding sequence TTGGCAAAACGTGATCATTCCGCTGCCACCGGCTCGTGGCGGTCGTTTCTCACCAATCCGCTCCTCCTCGCCCTGCTCGGGGTGTCGCTGATCCCGATGCTCTTCATGGGCATCATGAGCTACCGGACCGCGGCGGCGGCGCTCGAGCAGCAGGCCTTCAAGCAGTTGGAGACCGTCAATACCGTCACCGGCAAGGCGGTGGAGCGGTATTTTGACACGCTGCACCAAGAAATCGCCGTGCTCGCCGAGGCGGAGACGAGCCGGGAGGCGCTCCGCGAGTTCACCGCCGGCATGGCGACGCTGCTGACCGACGACAAGGTCACCGACGCGGGCCTGGCCGCGGCCCGGCGCGAACTGGAAGCGTTCTACACCGGCGATTTCGCCACCGAGTACGAGAAGCGCACCGGCACGCCCAAGGACATGCGTCCGCTCGCCGAAGTTCTCGACGACGACGCGGCCTACGCCCAGTATCTCTACCTCCGCACCAACCCCAACCCGATCGGCTCGAAGCACCTCCTCGACGCCGCGGCCGACAACTCGGCCTACACGAAGGCCCACGCCCGCTGGCACCCCTTCTTCCGGAGCCTGAAGGAGAAATACGGCGTCTCCGACGTGTTCCTCATCGACGCCTCCCAGGGCCGCGTCGTCTACAACGCCTCCAAGGAAGTCGACTTCTGCGTCTCGATGCGGACCGGGCCGCTGGCCCAGTCGAACCTCGCCGCCGCCTTCCAGCAGGTGGCGGCGGCCGGCCGGCGCGGGGCCGTGACGTTCGGCCGCTTCCAACGCTACCTGCCGTCGTGCGATGCGCCGGCCGCCTTCCTCATGGCCTCGATCCACGACGGACGGACGTTCGTGGGAGCGCTGGCCTTCCAATTGCCGCTCGACCAGATCGACCGCATCGTCGGCGAGACGACCGGCATGGGGCGGACCGGCGAGACGTACGCGATCGGGCCGGACCGGGAGTTCCGCAGCAACTCCCGATTCGCGGCGGAGATGGGGGTCAAGACGACGGTCATCAACGGCAAGTTCAAGGTCGACACGCCGGCCGTGAAGGCGGCGCTCGATCAGGGGACGGCCGGCACGGGGCTCCAGACGGGGCACCGCGGCAAGCCCGCGCTCGTCTCCTGGCGGCCGGTCACGGTGCACCGGGACGCCGGCGGGGGCGGCAACGACCTCCGCTGGGCGCTCGTCTCCGAGATCGACGCGGTCGAGGTCCGGGAGCCGATCAGCCGGCTGCTGCGGCTCGGCCTGACCGTGTTCGGCCTGACGGCCGCCGCAGTCCTCGCCGTCTCCTCGCTCATCGCCCGGCGGCTGACCAGCGAGTCGCGCCGGCAGGCGACCCTCGTCGGCGGCATCGTCGACAACACGCACGCCCTGGCCAGCGCCTCCGAGGAACTGACGAGCGTCAGCCAGCAGATGAGCGCCGCGGCCGAAGAGACCACCGCCCAGGCCAACCTCGTGTCGGCCGCCGCCGAGCAGGTCAGCGGCAACGCCCGTACCGTGTCGGGATCGATCGAGAACCTCGTGGCCAGCATCCACGACATCGCCCGCAACGCCCAGTCGGCGGCGACGACGGCCCGCCAGGCGGTGGACATGGCGACCACGACTTCGACAACGATGAACGCCCTGGGCCACTCCAGCAACGAGATCGGCGCCGTCGTCAAGGTGATCAACTCGATCGCCGAGCAGACGAACCTCCTCGCCCTCAACGCCACGATCGAGGCGGCGCGGGCCGGTGAGGCGGGCAAGGGGTTCGCCGTCGTCGCCAACGAGGTCAAGGAGCTGGCCCGCGAGACGGCCAAGGCGACCGAGGATATCGGCGGCCGGATCGAGGGCATGCAGGGGGAGGCACGGCGGGCGGTCGAGGCGATCGCCGAGATCGGCTCCGTGATCGAGAAGATCGACGCCCTGCAGACGAAGATCGCCGCGGCCGTCGAGGAGCAGTCGGTGACCACCGGGGAGATCGGCCGCAACATCGCCGAGGCCACGACCGGCTCAGCGGAGATCGCCGAGAACATCGTCCAGGTCGCCCGGGCGGCACAGAGCACGGCCGAGGGGGCGGCCAACACGCAGGTCTCGTCGCAGGAACTGTCGCGGATGGCCCAGGCCCTGCAGCGGCTGGTCGAGGACTACAGGAAGTGA
- the cheR gene encoding chemotaxis protein CheR codes for MKVAEPQFAYLRDLLKRRTGVCIDDSKHYLVVARLLPLVRQRKLPSIETLLDRVRQGTDKTLEPQVLCALMTHETSFFRDRAPFDTLVRLITELVPRRAAKRQLVIWSAACATGQEPYSIAMTLLEHFRDLLATWRVRIIATDFSEQALERARAGLFSELETARGMPPPMLHKYFRQLQGSWSIVQEVRQLVEFRQLNLNAAWPILPTCDVIFLRNVMLYFDVPTRAALVQRVRRQLEPDGGLFLGGAETLIGIDTGYDRVAGVGCSYYRPKARG; via the coding sequence ATGAAGGTCGCCGAGCCGCAGTTCGCCTATCTCCGCGACCTGCTCAAGCGCCGCACCGGAGTGTGCATCGACGATTCGAAGCATTACCTCGTCGTCGCCCGCCTCCTGCCGCTGGTGCGGCAGCGGAAGCTGCCGAGCATCGAAACGCTCCTCGACCGGGTCCGGCAGGGAACCGACAAGACGCTCGAGCCGCAGGTGCTCTGTGCACTGATGACGCACGAGACCTCGTTCTTTCGCGACCGGGCCCCGTTCGACACGCTCGTTCGGCTCATCACCGAGCTCGTGCCGCGCCGGGCTGCGAAGCGGCAGCTCGTCATTTGGTCGGCCGCCTGCGCGACCGGCCAGGAGCCGTACAGCATCGCGATGACGCTCCTCGAGCACTTTCGCGACCTGCTCGCCACGTGGCGTGTGCGGATCATCGCCACCGACTTCTCCGAGCAGGCCCTGGAGCGGGCCCGGGCGGGACTGTTCAGCGAACTGGAGACGGCCCGGGGGATGCCGCCGCCGATGCTGCACAAGTATTTCCGCCAGCTGCAGGGGAGCTGGAGCATCGTCCAGGAGGTCCGCCAGTTGGTGGAGTTTCGGCAGCTGAATCTCAACGCCGCCTGGCCGATCCTCCCGACCTGCGATGTGATCTTCCTCCGGAACGTGATGCTGTATTTCGACGTCCCGACGCGGGCGGCGCTCGTGCAACGGGTCCGCCGGCAGCTCGAGCCCGACGGCGGCCTGTTCCTCGGCGGCGCCGAGACGCTTATCGGCATCGACACCGGCTACGACCGCGTCGCCGGCGTCGGCTGCAGCTACTACCGACCCAAGGCCCGCGGCTGA
- the trpC gene encoding indole-3-glycerol phosphate synthase, producing the protein MTILDEIVVRKRREVEAARQRVPTAALEGRLATAPPVRDFFAAVSAPGTRLIAEFKRRSPSAGEIRPGATVEEVVRGYAAAGAACLSILTDGPGFGGSLVDLESARIAVPLPVLRKEFVVDAYQVAEARAHGADAVLLIAECLDDCRLRSLYRAVLDLGMTPLVELHDAANLPRVLDLGATLVGVNNRDLRTMKTDLGHVLRLREQVPDDVLLVAESGIRTRADVERLAAAGVDALLVGESLLVQPDPGRAAAALLGA; encoded by the coding sequence GTGACCATTCTCGACGAGATCGTCGTCCGCAAGCGCCGCGAGGTCGAGGCCGCCCGGCAGCGGGTGCCGACGGCTGCGCTCGAGGGACGGCTGGCCACCGCGCCGCCGGTCCGCGACTTCTTCGCGGCCGTCTCGGCACCGGGCACGAGGCTGATCGCCGAGTTCAAGCGGCGCAGCCCGTCAGCCGGCGAGATCCGCCCCGGCGCGACCGTCGAGGAGGTGGTCCGCGGCTACGCCGCGGCCGGCGCCGCCTGCCTGTCGATCCTCACCGACGGCCCCGGCTTCGGCGGCAGCCTCGTCGACCTCGAGTCGGCGCGGATCGCCGTGCCGCTGCCGGTGCTGCGGAAGGAGTTCGTCGTCGACGCCTACCAGGTGGCGGAGGCCCGGGCCCACGGTGCCGACGCCGTGCTGCTCATCGCCGAGTGCCTCGACGACTGCCGGCTGCGCAGCCTGTACCGTGCCGTCCTCGACCTCGGCATGACGCCGCTCGTGGAACTCCACGACGCCGCCAACCTGCCGCGCGTCCTCGACCTCGGGGCCACGCTCGTCGGCGTCAACAACCGCGACCTGCGCACGATGAAAACCGATCTCGGCCACGTCCTCCGGCTGCGCGAGCAGGTGCCGGACGACGTGCTGCTCGTGGCGGAGAGCGGCATCCGCACGCGGGCCGACGTGGAGCGGTTGGCGGCGGCCGGGGTCGACGCGCTGCTGGTCGGGGAGTCGCTCCTCGTGCAGCCCGATCCGGGTCGGGCTGCGGCGGCACTCCTGGGGGCGTGA
- a CDS encoding MBL fold hydrolase, whose amino-acid sequence MARIRFLGAASVVSGSRHLVEGDEARVLVDCGLFQGEKELRERNWDRFAVPPDSIDAVVLTHGHIDHSGWLPRLVRDGFKGTIWTSPATADLLGILLYDSAKCQAEDAEYANRKGYAKHHPALPLYEERDVDRALRLVRKVSREEWFDPAGGFRCRFHEAGHMLGSSFVEMEVATAGSSPKRIVFSGDVGRYDAPLYKDPIGPPPCDYLLCESTYGDRDHTPSRPLDELEKVTKEAIARGGLMLVASFAIGRCQQLVYLLRTLMAAGRLPEVPVWVDSPMAVDAMEVFRRHGTEHDFSEAKMQGVAESLASPFVRMAKTANESKAINSHDGPGIVIASSGMMNGGRILHHLSRRLPDPKTTVLVAGFQAAGTRGRSLVDGARFLKIHGRDIPVKAAVRRVDALSGHADRSEIGRWLADLPAPKRTFLIHGEPPAANGMAEFLRTTRGWTVQVPKIGDTFELET is encoded by the coding sequence ATGGCACGAATCAGGTTCCTCGGGGCGGCAAGCGTGGTGTCGGGATCGCGGCACCTCGTCGAGGGGGACGAGGCCCGCGTGCTCGTCGACTGCGGGCTGTTCCAGGGGGAGAAGGAGCTCCGCGAGCGGAACTGGGACCGGTTCGCCGTTCCCCCGGACTCGATCGACGCGGTCGTGCTCACGCACGGCCACATCGACCACTCCGGCTGGCTGCCCCGGCTGGTGCGCGACGGCTTCAAGGGCACGATCTGGACCTCCCCCGCCACCGCTGATTTGCTCGGCATCCTCCTGTACGACTCCGCCAAGTGCCAGGCGGAAGACGCTGAATACGCCAACCGCAAGGGCTACGCCAAGCACCACCCCGCCCTGCCGCTGTACGAGGAACGCGATGTCGACCGCGCCCTGCGGCTGGTCCGCAAGGTGTCGCGCGAGGAGTGGTTCGATCCGGCCGGCGGGTTCCGCTGCCGGTTCCACGAGGCGGGCCACATGCTGGGCAGCTCGTTCGTCGAGATGGAGGTGGCGACCGCCGGCAGCAGCCCGAAGCGGATCGTTTTCTCCGGCGACGTCGGCCGGTACGATGCGCCGCTCTACAAGGACCCGATCGGCCCGCCCCCCTGCGACTACCTGCTCTGCGAGAGCACCTACGGCGACCGCGACCACACGCCGAGCCGGCCGCTCGACGAGCTCGAGAAGGTCACCAAGGAGGCAATCGCCCGCGGCGGCCTGATGCTCGTGGCCTCGTTCGCCATCGGCCGCTGCCAGCAGCTCGTCTACCTGCTGCGGACGCTGATGGCCGCCGGCCGGCTGCCCGAGGTGCCGGTGTGGGTCGATTCGCCGATGGCGGTCGACGCCATGGAGGTGTTTCGCCGGCACGGGACGGAGCACGACTTCAGCGAGGCGAAGATGCAGGGCGTCGCGGAGTCGCTCGCCAGCCCGTTCGTGCGCATGGCGAAGACGGCCAACGAGTCGAAGGCGATCAATAGCCACGACGGCCCCGGGATCGTCATCGCCTCCAGTGGCATGATGAACGGCGGTCGGATCCTCCACCATCTGTCGCGCCGGCTGCCCGACCCGAAGACGACCGTGCTCGTGGCGGGATTCCAGGCGGCTGGCACCCGCGGCCGGAGCCTCGTCGACGGCGCCCGGTTCCTCAAGATCCACGGCCGTGACATTCCTGTGAAGGCGGCCGTCCGCCGCGTCGATGCCCTCTCCGGTCACGCCGACCGCAGTGAGATCGGCCGCTGGCTCGCCGACCTACCGGCGCCGAAGCGGACGTTCCTGATCCACGGCGAGCCGCCGGCCGCCAACGGCATGGCCGAGTTCCTGCGCACGACCCGCGGCTGGACCGTGCAGGTGCCGAAGATCGGCGACACCTTCGAGCTGGAAACCTGA
- a CDS encoding cytochrome D ubiquinol oxidase subunit II, which yields MAKKPRPASPAAGQPATSPAGEPKPKACSILPDTVLGDDVALVAENMERILSAPSYSLAMEDPALLQKVEMRGVRMLLELGKPELALQADNIVSTVIVFGGTQIVERGAATRRLSEARRAADAAPHDKRLTRELDRSRRLLDFSHFYDEAREFARIVSIDNQCDDKRDYVVVTGGGPGIMEAANRGAFDVGCKSIGLNIKLPAEQQPNPFITPELCFQFKYFALRKFHFILRAAAVVLFPGGFGTLDEMFETLTLRQTHRMQPVPIILYGRDYWSKVVDFQHLADCGVISDAHLDLFTYAETPLEAWEQILAFHARPHPA from the coding sequence ATGGCGAAGAAACCGCGACCCGCTTCCCCTGCCGCCGGCCAGCCGGCCACGTCCCCTGCCGGTGAGCCGAAGCCGAAGGCCTGCAGCATCCTTCCCGACACCGTGCTCGGCGACGACGTGGCCCTCGTCGCGGAAAACATGGAGCGGATCCTGTCCGCGCCGAGCTACTCGCTGGCGATGGAGGATCCGGCCCTCCTCCAGAAGGTCGAGATGCGTGGCGTGCGGATGCTGCTCGAGCTCGGCAAGCCCGAACTCGCACTCCAGGCCGACAACATCGTCTCCACGGTGATCGTCTTCGGCGGCACGCAGATCGTCGAGCGGGGCGCGGCCACCCGCCGGCTCTCCGAGGCCCGCCGCGCCGCCGACGCCGCGCCGCACGACAAGCGGCTCACCCGCGAGCTGGACCGCAGCCGGCGGCTCCTCGACTTCAGCCACTTCTACGACGAGGCCCGGGAGTTCGCCCGCATCGTCTCGATCGACAACCAGTGCGACGACAAGCGCGACTACGTCGTCGTCACCGGCGGCGGCCCGGGGATCATGGAGGCCGCCAACCGCGGCGCCTTCGACGTCGGCTGCAAGTCGATCGGGCTGAACATCAAGCTTCCCGCCGAGCAGCAGCCCAACCCGTTCATCACGCCCGAGCTGTGCTTCCAGTTCAAGTATTTCGCCCTGCGGAAGTTCCACTTCATCCTCCGCGCGGCGGCGGTCGTGCTCTTCCCCGGTGGCTTCGGCACGCTCGACGAGATGTTCGAGACGCTCACGCTCCGGCAGACGCACCGCATGCAGCCGGTGCCGATCATCCTCTACGGCCGCGACTACTGGTCGAAGGTGGTCGACTTCCAGCACCTCGCCGACTGCGGTGTGATCAGCGACGCCCACCTCGACCTGTTCACCTACGCCGAGACGCCGCTGGAAGCCTGGGAGCAGATCCTCGCCTTCCACGCCCGGCCGCATCCGGCCTGA